In one Nicotiana tomentosiformis chromosome 6, ASM39032v3, whole genome shotgun sequence genomic region, the following are encoded:
- the LOC104104446 gene encoding uncharacterized protein, producing MQTESALSVIGPRPMELSAVPPSCPQGLGPNGKPRTSSLESPIMLLTGHQSAVYTMKFNPAGTTIASGSHDKEIFLWDVHGDCKNFMVLKGHKNAVLDVQWTTDGSTIVSASPDKTVRAWDVETGKQIKKMAEHSSFVNSCCPARRGPPLIVSGSDDGTAKLWDMRQRGAIQTFPDKFQITAVSFSDASDKIYSGGIDNDVKVWDLRRCEVTMTLQGHQDTITGMQLSPDGSYLLTNAMDCTLRIWDMRPYAPQNRCVKILEGHQHNFEKNLMKCSWSPDGSKVTAGSSDRMVYIWDTTSRRILYKLPGHTGSVNECVFHPNEPIVGSCSSDRQMYLGEI from the coding sequence ATGCAAACTGAAAGTGCTTTGTCAGTTATTGGACCAAGGCCAATGGAGTTGTCTGCTGTGCCTCCTAGCTGTCCTCAAGGGCTTGGACCAAATGGAAAACCACGGACATCAAGCCTGGAGTCACCAATTATGTTGCTTACTGGACATCAAAGTGCTGTGTATACCATGAAGTTCAATCCAGCAGGGACAACCATTGCATCTGGTTCACATGATAAAGAAATCTTTCTTTGGGATGTACATGGTGATTGCAAGAATTTTATGGTCTTGAAAGGGCACAAAAATGCAGTTCTTGATGTTCAATGGACTACTGATGGATCGACAATAGTATCAGCCAGCCCCGATAAGACTGTTAGGGCGTGGGATGTAGAAACAGGCAAACAGATTAAAAAAATGGCCGAACATTCCTCATTTGTGAATTCATGCTGCCCAGCTCGGAGGGGCCCTCCACTTATTGTCAGTGGATCTGATGATGGCACTGCTAAACTTTGGGATATGCGCCAAAGAGGAGCCATACAGACATTTCCAGACAAATTTCAAATTACTGCCGTCAGTTTCTCTGATGCCTCCGATAAAATCTACTCAGGTGGTATTGACAATGATGTGAAAGTGTGGGATTTGCGAAGGTGTGAAGTAACTATGACTCTTCAGGGCCATCAGGATACTATAACTGGTATGCAGCTGAGTCCTGATGGGTCTTATCTTCTTACTAATGCCATGGACTGCACACTTCGCATATGGGACATGCGTCCGTATGCCCCCCAAAATCGCTGTGTTAAGATCTTGGAAGGCCACCAACACAATTTTGAAAAGAACCTGATGAAATGTAGCTGGTCACCTGATGGAAGTAAGGTAACAGCTGGGAGTTCTGATCGCATGGTTTATATCTGGGATACGACATCTAGGCGCATTCTGTATAAGCTCCCTGGACACACTGGATCTGTTAATGAATGTGTTTTTCATCCTAATGAACCAATTGTGGGATCTTGCAGTAGTGATAGACAGATGTATCTTGGTGAGATTTGA